A window of the Eriocheir sinensis breed Jianghai 21 unplaced genomic scaffold, ASM2467909v1 Scaffold702, whole genome shotgun sequence genome harbors these coding sequences:
- the LOC126993994 gene encoding uncharacterized protein LOC126993994 isoform X33 — translation MWYWCAGYPFTGSLVTYTARSFSASVVDSGVFPMCYWCAGYPFTGSLVTYTPRSFSVVDSGVFPMWYWCAGYPFTGSLVTYTPRSFSASVVDSGVFPMWYWCAGYPFTGSLVTYTPRSFSVVDSGVFPMWYWCAGYPFTGSLVTYTPRSFSVVDSGVFPMWYWCAGYPFTGSLVTYTPRSFSVVDSGVFPMWYWCAGYPFTGSLVTYTPRSFSVVDSGVFPMWYWCAGYPFTGSLVTYTPRSFSASVVDSGVFPMWYWCAGYPFTGSLVTYTPRSFSASVVDSGVFPMWYWCAGYPFTGSLVTYTPRSFSASVVDSGVFPMWYWCAGYPFTGSLVTYTPQLSTHAHPYTVQTPYARVNQHLHSFIPHAGKLWNNLPSSVFPPAYDLNSFKRRVSGHLSSRN, via the exons atgtggtattggtgtgctggatatcccttcactggtagcctggtaacatacactgccaggtctttctctgcctctgtggtggatagtggagtgtttcccatgtgttattggtgtgctggatatcccttcactggtagcctggtaacatacactcccaggtctttctctgtggtggatagtggagtgtttcccatgtggtattggtgtgctggatatcccttcactggtagcctggtaacatacactcccaggtctttctctgcctctgtggtggatagtggagtgtttcccatgtggtattggtgtgctggatatcccttcactggtagcctggtaacatacactcccaggtctttctctgtggtggatagtggagtgtttcccatgtggtattggtgtgctggatatcccttcactggtagcctggtaacatacactcccaggtctttctctgtggtggatagtggagtgtttcccatgtggtattggtgtgctggatatcccttcactggtagcctggtaacatacactcccaggtctttctctgtggtggatagtggagtgtttcccatgtggtattggtgtgctggatatcccttcactggtagcctggtaacatacactcccag gtctttctctgtggtggatagtggagtgtttcccatgtggtattggtgtgctggatatcccttcactggtagcctggtaacatacactcccaggtctttctctgcctctgtggtggatagtggagtgtttcccatgtggtattggtgtgctggatatcccttcactggtagcctggtaacatacactcccaggtctttctctgcctctgtggtggatagtggagtgtttcccatgtggtattggtgtgctggatatcccttcactggtagcctggtaacatacactcccaggtctttctctgcctctgtggtggatagtggagtgtttcccatgtggtattggtgtgctggatatcccttcactggtagcctggtaacatatactccacaactttctactcatgctcatccctatactgtccaaaccccttatgcaagagttaaccagcatcttcactctttcatccctcacgctggtaaactctggaacaatcttccttcatctgtatttcctcctgcctacgacttgaactctttcaagaggagggtatcaggacacctctcctcccgaaactga
- the LOC126993994 gene encoding uncharacterized protein LOC126993994 isoform X35, with the protein MWYWCAGYPFTGSLVTYTPRSFSASVVDSGVFPMCYWCAGYPFTGSLVTYTPRSFSVVDSGVFPMWYWCAGYPFTGSLVTYTPRSFSASVVDSGVFPMWYWCAGYPFTGSLVTYTPRSFSVVDSGVFPMWYWCAGYPFTGSLVTYTPRSFSVVDSGVFPMWYWCAGYPFTGSLVTYTPRSFSVVDSGVFPMWYWCAGYPFTGSLVTYTPRSFSVVDSGVFPMWYWCAGYPFTGSLVTYTPRSFSASVVDSGVFPMWYWCAGYPFTGSLVTYTPRSFSASVVDSGVFPMWYWCAGYPFTGSLVTYTPRSFSASVVDSGVFPMWYWCAGYPFTGSLVTYTPQLSTHAHPYTVQTPYARVNQHLHSFIPHAGKLWNNLPSSVFPPAYDLNSFKRRVSGHLSSRN; encoded by the exons gtctttctctgcctctgtggtggatagtggagtgtttcccatgtgttattggtgtgctggatatcccttcactggtagcctggtaacatacactcccaggtctttctctgtggtggatagtggagtgtttcccatgtggtattggtgtgctggatatcccttcactggtagcctggtaacatacactcccaggtctttctctgcctctgtggtggatagtggagtgtttcccatgtggtattggtgtgctggatatcccttcactggtagcctggtaacatacactcccaggtctttctctgtggtggatagtggagtgtttcccatgtggtattggtgtgctggatatcccttcactggtagcctggtaacatacactcccaggtctttctctgtggtggatagtggagtgtttcccatgtggtattggtgtgctggatatcccttcactggtagcctggtaacatacactcccaggtctttctctgtggtggatagtggagtgtttcccatgtggtattggtgtgctggatatcccttcactggtagcctggtaacatacactcccag gtctttctctgtggtggatagtggagtgtttcccatgtggtattggtgtgctggatatcccttcactggtagcctggtaacatacactcccaggtctttctctgcctctgtggtggatagtggagtgtttcccatgtggtattggtgtgctggatatcccttcactggtagcctggtaacatacactcccaggtctttctctgcctctgtggtggatagtggagtgtttcccatgtggtattggtgtgctggatatcccttcactggtagcctggtaacatacactcccaggtctttctctgcctctgtggtggatagtggagtgtttcccatgtggtattggtgtgctggatatcccttcactggtagcctggtaacatatactccacaactttctactcatgctcatccctatactgtccaaaccccttatgcaagagttaaccagcatcttcactctttcatccctcacgctggtaaactctggaacaatcttccttcatctgtatttcctcctgcctacgacttgaactctttcaagaggagggtatcaggacacctctcctcccgaaactga
- the LOC126993994 gene encoding uncharacterized protein LOC126993994 isoform X40, whose protein sequence is MWYWCAGYPFTGSLVTYTPRSFSASVVDSGVFPMCYWCAGYPFTGSLVTYTPRSFSASVVDSGVFPMWYWCAGYPFTGSLVTYTPRSFSVVDSGVFPMWYWCAGYPFTGSLVTYTPRSFSVVDSGVFPMWYWCAGYPFTGSLVTYTPRSFSVVDSGVFPMWYWCAGYPFTGSLVTYTPRSFSVVDSGVFPMWYWCAGYPFTGSLVTYTPRSFSASVVDSGVFPMWYWCAGYPFTGSLVTYTPRSFSASVVDSGVFPMWYWCAGYPFTGSLVTYTPRSFSASVVDSGVFPMWYWCAGYPFTGSLVTYTPQLSTHAHPYTVQTPYARVNQHLHSFIPHAGKLWNNLPSSVFPPAYDLNSFKRRVSGHLSSRN, encoded by the exons gtctttctctgcctctgtggtggatagtggagtgtttcccatgtgttattggtgtgctggatatcccttcactggtagcctggtaacatacactcccag gtctttctctgcctctgtggtggatagtggagtgtttcccatgtggtattggtgtgctggatatcccttcactggtagcctggtaacatacactcccaggtctttctctgtggtggatagtggagtgtttcccatgtggtattggtgtgctggatatcccttcactggtagcctggtaacatacactcccaggtctttctctgtggtggatagtggagtgtttcccatgtggtattggtgtgctggatatcccttcactggtagcctggtaacatacactcccaggtctttctctgtggtggatagtggagtgtttcccatgtggtattggtgtgctggatatcccttcactggtagcctggtaacatacactcccag gtctttctctgtggtggatagtggagtgtttcccatgtggtattggtgtgctggatatcccttcactggtagcctggtaacatacactcccaggtctttctctgcctctgtggtggatagtggagtgtttcccatgtggtattggtgtgctggatatcccttcactggtagcctggtaacatacactcccaggtctttctctgcctctgtggtggatagtggagtgtttcccatgtggtattggtgtgctggatatcccttcactggtagcctggtaacatacactcccaggtctttctctgcctctgtggtggatagtggagtgtttcccatgtggtattggtgtgctggatatcccttcactggtagcctggtaacatatactccacaactttctactcatgctcatccctatactgtccaaaccccttatgcaagagttaaccagcatcttcactctttcatccctcacgctggtaaactctggaacaatcttccttcatctgtatttcctcctgcctacgacttgaactctttcaagaggagggtatcaggacacctctcctcccgaaactga
- the LOC126993994 gene encoding uncharacterized protein LOC126993994 isoform X26 — protein MWYWCAGYPFTGSLVTYTPRSFSASVVDSGVFPMWYWCAGYPFTGSLVTYTARSFSASVVDSGVFPMCYWCAGYPFTGSLVTYTPRSFSVVDSGVFPMWYWCAGYPFTGSLVTYTPRSFSASVVDSGVFPMWYWCAGYPFTGSLVTYTPRSFSVVDSGVFPMWYWCAGYPFTGSLVTYTPRSFSVVDSGVFPMWYWCAGYPFTGSLVTYTPRSFSVVDSGVFPMWYWCAGYPFTGSLVTYTPRSFSVVDSGVFPMWYWCAGYPFTGSLVTYTPRSFSASVVDSGVFPMWYWCAGYPFTGSLVTYTPRSFSASVVDSGVFPMWYWCAGYPFTGSLVTYTPRSFSASVVDSGVFPMWYWCAGYPFTGSLVTYTPQLSTHAHPYTVQTPYARVNQHLHSFIPHAGKLWNNLPSSVFPPAYDLNSFKRRVSGHLSSRN, from the exons gtctttctctgcctctgtggtggatagtggagtgtttcccatgtggtattggtgtgctggatatcccttcactggtagcctggtaacatacactgccaggtctttctctgcctctgtggtggatagtggagtgtttcccatgtgttattggtgtgctggatatcccttcactggtagcctggtaacatacactcccaggtctttctctgtggtggatagtggagtgtttcccatgtggtattggtgtgctggatatcccttcactggtagcctggtaacatacactcccaggtctttctctgcctctgtggtggatagtggagtgtttcccatgtggtattggtgtgctggatatcccttcactggtagcctggtaacatacactcccaggtctttctctgtggtggatagtggagtgtttcccatgtggtattggtgtgctggatatcccttcactggtagcctggtaacatacactcccaggtctttctctgtggtggatagtggagtgtttcccatgtggtattggtgtgctggatatcccttcactggtagcctggtaacatacactcccaggtctttctctgtggtggatagtggagtgtttcccatgtggtattggtgtgctggatatcccttcactggtagcctggtaacatacactcccag gtctttctctgtggtggatagtggagtgtttcccatgtggtattggtgtgctggatatcccttcactggtagcctggtaacatacactcccaggtctttctctgcctctgtggtggatagtggagtgtttcccatgtggtattggtgtgctggatatcccttcactggtagcctggtaacatacactcccaggtctttctctgcctctgtggtggatagtggagtgtttcccatgtggtattggtgtgctggatatcccttcactggtagcctggtaacatacactcccaggtctttctctgcctctgtggtggatagtggagtgtttcccatgtggtattggtgtgctggatatcccttcactggtagcctggtaacatatactccacaactttctactcatgctcatccctatactgtccaaaccccttatgcaagagttaaccagcatcttcactctttcatccctcacgctggtaaactctggaacaatcttccttcatctgtatttcctcctgcctacgacttgaactctttcaagaggagggtatcaggacacctctcctcccgaaactga
- the LOC126993994 gene encoding uncharacterized protein LOC126993994 isoform X42 has protein sequence MCYWCAGYPFTGSLVTYTPRSFSVVDSGVFPMWYWCAGYPFTGSLVTYTPRSFSASVVDSGVFPMWYWCAGYPFTGSLVTYTPRSFSVVDSGVFPMWYWCAGYPFTGSLVTYTPRSFSVVDSGVFPMWYWCAGYPFTGSLVTYTPRSFSVVDSGVFPMWYWCAGYPFTGSLVTYTPRSFSVVDSGVFPMWYWCAGYPFTGSLVTYTPRSFSASVVDSGVFPMWYWCAGYPFTGSLVTYTPRSFSASVVDSGVFPMWYWCAGYPFTGSLVTYTPRSFSASVVDSGVFPMWYWCAGYPFTGSLVTYTPQLSTHAHPYTVQTPYARVNQHLHSFIPHAGKLWNNLPSSVFPPAYDLNSFKRRVSGHLSSRN, from the exons atgtgttattggtgtgctggatatcccttcactggtagcctggtaacatacactcccaggtctttctctgtggtggatagtggagtgtttcccatgtggtattggtgtgctggatatcccttcactggtagcctggtaacatacactcccaggtctttctctgcctctgtggtggatagtggagtgtttcccatgtggtattggtgtgctggatatcccttcactggtagcctggtaacatacactcccaggtctttctctgtggtggatagtggagtgtttcccatgtggtattggtgtgctggatatcccttcactggtagcctggtaacatacactcccaggtctttctctgtggtggatagtggagtgtttcccatgtggtattggtgtgctggatatcccttcactggtagcctggtaacatacactcccaggtctttctctgtggtggatagtggagtgtttcccatgtggtattggtgtgctggatatcccttcactggtagcctggtaacatacactcccag gtctttctctgtggtggatagtggagtgtttcccatgtggtattggtgtgctggatatcccttcactggtagcctggtaacatacactcccaggtctttctctgcctctgtggtggatagtggagtgtttcccatgtggtattggtgtgctggatatcccttcactggtagcctggtaacatacactcccaggtctttctctgcctctgtggtggatagtggagtgtttcccatgtggtattggtgtgctggatatcccttcactggtagcctggtaacatacactcccaggtctttctctgcctctgtggtggatagtggagtgtttcccatgtggtattggtgtgctggatatcccttcactggtagcctggtaacatatactccacaactttctactcatgctcatccctatactgtccaaaccccttatgcaagagttaaccagcatcttcactctttcatccctcacgctggtaaactctggaacaatcttccttcatctgtatttcctcctgcctacgacttgaactctttcaagaggagggtatcaggacacctctcctcccgaaactga